A genomic stretch from Halopiger aswanensis includes:
- a CDS encoding AAA family ATPase, whose translation MDAPLWTDTHAPELAELPQDDVREYLERAVEEPINLLLQGPPGSGKTAAARALAREAHVDPDNDLIEINVADFFGRTKTEIKNDPRFAQFLVGRSSMSKRDMINHVLKESASYSSVSGDYKTILLDNAEDVREDFQQALRRIMEQHHRTTQFIVATRQPTKLIPPIRSRCFPVSVRSPTTDETVTVLERILEAEDVEYDADGLEFVANYADGNLRQAILGAQTTVEDEGELTMNAAYETLGEVGLDDEVESMLDDAEAGEFTDARSTLDDLLVDEGLDGEEVLDAILRIGRKRYQGEKLARIHRLAADIEFELHEGTSDRIHVSHLLAELGRDA comes from the coding sequence ATGGACGCGCCGCTGTGGACCGATACGCACGCTCCCGAACTGGCGGAGTTGCCCCAGGACGACGTTCGCGAGTACTTAGAGCGGGCCGTCGAGGAACCGATCAACCTCCTGCTCCAGGGGCCACCCGGCAGCGGGAAGACGGCGGCGGCGCGCGCGCTGGCTCGCGAGGCCCACGTGGATCCGGACAACGACCTGATCGAGATCAACGTCGCCGACTTCTTCGGCCGGACGAAGACCGAGATCAAGAACGACCCCCGGTTCGCGCAGTTCCTCGTCGGCCGCTCCTCGATGTCCAAGCGGGACATGATCAACCACGTCCTCAAGGAATCGGCCAGCTACTCCTCCGTTTCGGGCGACTACAAGACGATCCTGCTGGACAACGCCGAGGACGTCCGCGAGGACTTCCAGCAGGCCCTGCGCCGGATCATGGAACAACACCACCGGACGACCCAGTTCATCGTCGCCACCCGACAACCGACGAAGCTGATCCCGCCGATCCGCTCGCGGTGTTTCCCCGTTTCCGTCCGGTCGCCGACGACCGACGAGACCGTCACCGTACTGGAGCGCATTCTCGAGGCCGAGGACGTCGAGTACGACGCGGACGGCCTCGAGTTCGTCGCCAACTACGCCGACGGCAACCTCCGGCAGGCGATCCTGGGCGCCCAGACGACCGTCGAGGACGAGGGCGAACTGACGATGAACGCGGCCTACGAGACCCTCGGGGAGGTCGGCCTGGACGACGAGGTGGAATCGATGCTCGACGACGCTGAGGCCGGCGAGTTCACCGACGCCCGGAGCACGCTCGACGACCTCCTCGTCGACGAGGGACTCGACGGCGAGGAAGTGCTCGACGCCATCCTCCGGATCGGACGCAAGCGGTATCAGGGCGAGAAGTTGGCCCGGATTCACCGGCTGGCCGCGGACATCGAGTTCGAACTACACGAGGGGACGAGCGACCGGATCCACGTCTCGCACCTGCTGGCGGAGCTAGGTCGAGACGCCTGA
- a CDS encoding Mur ligase family protein, with protein sequence MAYPNFDLPVAEPVTRIAKQLATPLTRGVDHRQRLADIDVRIVVSGTRGKSGTTERIHDVLRSRGYDVYAKITGNHPLSLYNGERHEVDRGERVTLYENVRELRKYTPVDALILENQGITDYTTRLMNEAFGKPDVLVVTNVRQDHRDTLGGSRADIARAFARATPEGTHVVSGEQDPRLRALLERELEAIGATISHVDVPETHRDLPGAETVYAINDVLAAIGEQPLSDRVIEDMLEEFRIEWTSVPNGRVFNAADVNDVESTELVRQALVDGGTGDEEVVQPFLYLRRDRRARTASFRDYLESLADRGAIEQVRVAGGHAALFAEKTTFPVVVHDEDAESAGGVLDEALADGWPVLVMGNTVAEFMRDLDDAIQRRHDAVDRRRQERDEETDADGDDRTASDEQRSTDPQQLPA encoded by the coding sequence ATGGCATACCCAAACTTCGATCTCCCGGTCGCGGAACCGGTCACACGAATCGCGAAGCAACTCGCGACGCCGCTGACGCGCGGCGTCGATCACCGACAGCGGTTGGCGGATATCGACGTTCGGATCGTCGTCTCCGGCACGCGCGGCAAGTCCGGGACGACCGAACGCATCCACGACGTCCTCCGCTCGCGCGGCTACGACGTCTACGCGAAGATCACCGGCAACCACCCGCTGTCGCTGTACAACGGTGAGCGACACGAGGTCGACCGCGGCGAGCGCGTCACGCTCTACGAGAACGTCCGCGAACTCCGCAAGTACACCCCCGTCGACGCCCTGATCCTCGAGAATCAGGGGATCACGGACTACACGACGCGGCTGATGAACGAGGCGTTCGGCAAACCGGACGTGCTCGTCGTCACGAATGTCCGTCAGGATCACCGCGACACGCTCGGCGGCTCTCGCGCCGACATCGCCCGCGCGTTCGCTCGGGCCACGCCCGAGGGAACCCACGTCGTCAGCGGCGAACAGGACCCCCGGCTCCGCGCGCTCCTCGAGCGCGAACTCGAGGCGATCGGCGCGACGATTTCGCACGTCGACGTCCCGGAAACCCACCGCGACCTGCCGGGCGCGGAGACCGTCTACGCGATCAACGACGTCCTCGCGGCGATCGGCGAGCAGCCGTTGTCCGACCGCGTCATCGAGGACATGCTCGAGGAGTTCCGAATCGAGTGGACGTCGGTGCCGAACGGCCGCGTGTTCAACGCCGCCGACGTCAACGACGTCGAGAGTACGGAACTCGTCAGGCAGGCGTTGGTCGACGGCGGTACCGGCGACGAGGAAGTCGTCCAGCCGTTCCTCTACCTGCGTCGCGACCGTCGCGCTCGTACCGCATCGTTCCGGGACTACCTCGAGTCGCTCGCCGATCGCGGGGCGATCGAACAGGTACGCGTTGCGGGGGGACACGCGGCGCTGTTCGCCGAGAAGACGACGTTTCCAGTGGTCGTCCACGACGAGGACGCGGAGTCCGCGGGTGGGGTGTTAGACGAGGCGCTGGCCGACGGCTGGCCGGTGCTCGTGATGGGGAACACCGTCGCGGAGTTCATGCGAGATCTCGACGATGCGATCCAGCGACGACACGATGCCGTCGATCGACGTCGGCAGGAACGGGACGAGGAGACAGACGCGGATGGCGACGACCGAACCGCCTCCGACGAACAGCGTTC
- a CDS encoding poly-gamma-glutamate biosynthesis protein PgsC/CapC, with translation MIVAATLTVLGLLIGIGIVQRYGLRLSGVLVVPLFAVYALYDFTAIPAFALGIIAAYGGLVILQRRTFLFGRQLLLASMGISMAVPLGVFGGLTLLGVPGLTLSDVTFVGSILPGVAAYNYHQLESDRRRDDVLLSAATLLGLTGLGVALVNLPLAPYLGSLTPPVLYGEGSDIAAIQGVSFSDASSPLTAPPAVILAAIVAGMVVSEGAYLRWGIRLNGIIALPLLALFTLRSVAVFPLYVAGLAAVYGLITLLHRWTLLYGRVLLASGLVIAMVGSVPVAMVAPVTSGRHLFFAAILIGIGAYNLHRMPPEHRSTSIALSAGAFVGFLGVLGWVVGPLPEAIVADPDVLEAGAVLVATVVVIVAAGTALRLERLRPSAAERRRIASHDHTDS, from the coding sequence ATGATCGTCGCAGCGACCCTCACGGTGCTCGGTCTCCTGATCGGGATCGGAATCGTCCAGCGGTACGGCCTTCGGCTCTCCGGAGTCCTCGTCGTGCCGCTGTTCGCCGTGTACGCGCTGTACGATTTCACCGCGATTCCGGCGTTCGCACTCGGCATAATCGCCGCCTACGGCGGCCTGGTGATCCTCCAGCGCCGAACGTTCCTGTTCGGCCGCCAGCTCCTGCTGGCGAGCATGGGGATCAGCATGGCCGTCCCCCTCGGTGTTTTCGGTGGACTCACACTGCTCGGCGTGCCCGGGCTCACCCTGTCCGACGTCACGTTCGTCGGGAGCATCCTCCCGGGCGTCGCCGCGTACAACTACCACCAGCTCGAGTCGGATCGGCGCCGCGACGACGTGCTGTTGAGCGCCGCGACGTTGCTCGGGTTGACCGGGCTCGGCGTCGCGCTCGTCAACCTTCCCCTGGCCCCGTATCTCGGCTCGCTGACGCCGCCGGTCCTGTACGGCGAGGGGTCGGATATCGCCGCGATTCAGGGCGTGAGCTTCTCGGACGCCTCGAGTCCCCTCACTGCACCGCCCGCGGTGATCCTCGCGGCGATCGTCGCGGGGATGGTCGTCTCCGAGGGGGCGTACCTTCGCTGGGGGATCAGACTCAACGGCATCATCGCCTTGCCGTTGCTCGCGCTGTTTACGCTCCGGTCGGTCGCCGTGTTCCCGCTGTACGTCGCGGGACTCGCCGCCGTCTACGGGCTGATCACGCTGCTTCACCGCTGGACGCTGCTGTACGGCCGGGTGTTGCTCGCGAGCGGGCTGGTCATCGCGATGGTCGGTTCGGTTCCGGTCGCAATGGTCGCCCCGGTGACGAGCGGGCGGCACCTGTTCTTCGCGGCGATCCTGATCGGCATCGGTGCGTACAACCTGCATCGGATGCCGCCGGAACACCGCTCGACGTCGATCGCGCTCTCCGCGGGCGCGTTCGTCGGCTTCCTCGGCGTCTTGGGCTGGGTGGTCGGCCCGCTACCGGAAGCGATCGTCGCCGATCCGGACGTCCTCGAGGCCGGGGCCGTGCTCGTCGCGACCGTCGTCGTGATCGTCGCCGCGGGGACCGCCCTCCGACTCGAGCGACTCCGACCGAGCGCTGCGGAGCGTCGTCGAATCGCCTCGCACGACCACACCGACTCCTAA
- a CDS encoding DUF7282 domain-containing protein: MSSRSTFGTIKRIGAILLAITVVLAAGILVGQAPTLFGVEEDPEASIAFADQQGDGTSVTIESVSLSDGGFVVITDGGSEPIAVSDYLSSGSHENVTVERDEAANRELTGQLTATVHQDTDGDETYTYAESEGEEDRPYLEDGFPVSDTATVTTPEQQGLTNSFVVESVDVPATATTNGTIPINATISNPTEFTTQQNVEVRLDGAVVDRQLLELEAEESRNVTFQFDASEATPGERTIGVYTDADGALQTIEFEFHTDPAVTVANTSENESTATFDVAIPADGYVAVEDRTDGNGSDDNATVVGTSAALAPGEHENVTVALEGVDSDDELTAVLYEGDPADNESATPIEHDGEPVETTFTLADGELESTDDGDDGATANESNSELAASENESANDGTVSVEQVDE; this comes from the coding sequence ATGAGCTCGAGATCGACCTTCGGCACGATCAAGCGTATCGGGGCAATTTTACTCGCGATCACGGTCGTGCTCGCTGCGGGGATACTCGTCGGGCAAGCGCCGACCCTCTTCGGCGTCGAGGAGGACCCGGAGGCGTCGATCGCGTTCGCGGACCAACAGGGCGACGGCACGAGCGTGACGATCGAGTCGGTCTCGCTGTCCGACGGCGGCTTCGTCGTCATCACCGACGGCGGCTCGGAGCCGATCGCCGTTTCCGACTACCTGAGTTCGGGGAGCCACGAGAACGTCACCGTCGAACGCGACGAGGCTGCAAACCGGGAACTCACCGGTCAACTCACGGCGACGGTCCATCAGGACACCGACGGCGACGAAACCTACACGTACGCGGAAAGCGAGGGCGAGGAGGACCGCCCCTACCTCGAGGACGGGTTCCCGGTCAGCGACACCGCGACGGTGACGACCCCCGAACAGCAGGGCCTGACTAACTCGTTCGTCGTCGAATCCGTCGACGTGCCGGCGACGGCGACGACCAACGGGACGATCCCGATCAACGCGACGATCAGCAACCCCACCGAGTTCACGACCCAGCAAAACGTCGAGGTGCGTCTCGACGGCGCGGTCGTCGATCGGCAACTGCTGGAACTCGAGGCCGAAGAATCCCGGAACGTGACCTTCCAGTTCGACGCCAGCGAGGCGACACCCGGCGAGCGGACTATCGGCGTCTACACCGACGCCGACGGCGCGCTCCAGACGATCGAGTTCGAGTTCCATACCGATCCCGCCGTGACCGTCGCGAACACGAGCGAGAACGAGAGCACGGCGACGTTCGACGTCGCGATTCCGGCGGACGGGTACGTTGCCGTCGAGGACCGGACCGACGGCAACGGCAGCGACGACAACGCCACCGTCGTCGGTACGAGCGCGGCGCTCGCGCCGGGCGAACACGAGAACGTCACCGTCGCCCTCGAGGGGGTCGACAGCGACGACGAACTCACGGCCGTCCTCTACGAGGGCGACCCCGCCGACAACGAGTCGGCGACGCCGATCGAACACGACGGCGAGCCCGTCGAGACGACGTTCACGCTCGCGGATGGGGAACTCGAGTCGACGGACGACGGCGATGACGGCGCCACCGCAAACGAGAGCAACAGCGAACTCGCGGCTTCCGAGAACGAGTCCGCGAACGACGGCACCGTGAGCGTCGAGCAGGTCGACGAGTAA